Proteins from a genomic interval of Desulfoplanes formicivorans:
- a CDS encoding DUF4332 domain-containing protein — MTKLSSIEGIGSVYMAKLEAGGIDSVEELLEKAGPRKGRKELAEHAGISEKLILAWVNRADLSRVRGISTQYADLLECAGVDTVPELARRNPENLVEAMAKANEDKNLVRKLPAPSQVEDWIAQSKELPRMVHY, encoded by the coding sequence ATGACCAAATTGAGCTCCATCGAAGGGATAGGCAGCGTTTATATGGCAAAACTTGAAGCCGGCGGTATTGATTCCGTGGAAGAGCTTCTTGAAAAGGCCGGACCAAGAAAGGGAAGAAAAGAACTGGCTGAACATGCAGGCATTTCCGAAAAACTGATCCTTGCCTGGGTCAACCGGGCGGATTTGTCCCGGGTACGGGGCATCAGCACCCAGTATGCCGACCTTCTGGAATGTGCCGGGGTGGATACCGTACCCGAGCTTGCCCGGAGAAATCCGGAAAATCTTGTGGAAGCCATGGCCAAGGCAAATGAGGACAAAAATCTCGTGCGCAAGCTGCCGGCTCCCTCGCAGGTGGAGGATTGGATTGCCCAGTCCAAGGAACTGCCGCGTATGGTTCATTACTGA